The sequence ATATTGTAGTCAAACAATTCATACCAAATTACCAGGAATACGCAATCGATCTCTTGACGGAGTCGCCACCATTCCTGGTATGACACCAGGATAAGCGAGAAACTCAGGCCATGCAAGGCAATGCCATCCACGACGTCGAGAGTTTGAACCAGCGCTTTCAAAAAGAGCCGCCACAGTCGCTGGTTGCCTGGGGCCTGGAGCAATTTGGTCGTCACATCTCCCTGGCCTGTAGCCTGGGAATGGAAGATGTCGCCCTGGTTCATATGCTCTGCAGCATTGACCGCACGGCGCGCATCTTCGTCCTCGATACGGGACGCCTTCATGAATCGACCTATGAGACAATGGAAGCTCTGCGCAGCAAGTACGCCATCGACTTTGAGCTTTACTTTCCAGAAGCGGCGGCCGTAGAGCAGCTGGTGCGCGAGAAAGGCGCCTATTCCTTTTACCAGTCGGTGGAAAATCGTAAGCAGTGCTGCCAGATTCGTAAGGTAGCGCCGCTGCAGCGAGCGCTACAGGGAGCGGAGGCCTGGTTCACAG comes from Leptospirales bacterium and encodes:
- a CDS encoding phosphoadenylyl-sulfate reductase, coding for MQGNAIHDVESLNQRFQKEPPQSLVAWGLEQFGRHISLACSLGMEDVALVHMLCSIDRTARIFVLDTGRLHESTYETMEALRSKYAIDFELYFPEAAAVEQLVREKGAYSFYQSVENRKQCCQIRKVAPLQRALQGAEAWFTGLRREQSQGRAETLLVERDDAHGGILKLNPLAYWSLTQLQQFIDENRIPLHPLHRRGYPSIGCEPCTRAVEPGEDLRAGRWWWELDNKECGLHTKS